From the Acidimicrobiales bacterium genome, the window CCGTTGGCGTCGTTGATCACCGCCGGCATCGTCCTCGCGACGATCGCGTTCCTCACGCCGTTCTTCGCGTCGCTGCCCGACGCAGCATTGGGTGCGATCATCATCATGGCGGTCATCGGCCTCGTCGATGTCGGCGAGATGCGCCATATCGCCCGGGTCAAGAAGACCGATCTGATCGGGCTCGCTGTCGCCTTCGTGGCGACGCTGGCCCTCGGGATCGAAGTCGGCATTCTCGTCGCCGTCGTCGCATCGATGCTGGTCGTGTTCGCTCGCATGTCGATGCCGCACAGCGCGGTGCTCGGCCATGTCGCCGGGACAACGAGCTATCGCAATGTCGAGCGCTTCCCGGAAGCGCGGACCGTCGACGGGATCCACATCGTGCGCGTCGACGCGGCGCTCTCGTTCGTGAACGCGCTCAACGTCAAGAAGCTCCTGCTCGGCGCGGCGGATGCGATGACGGACGCGCCACGGGTCCTCGTGCTCGACGCGTCGGGCATCAACGATCTCGACGCAACCGGGGCCGAGATGCTCGACGAACTCCTCGTCGAGATGGACGACCGCGGGGTCGGTTTCCATCTCTGCGATGTCAAGGGACCGGTTCGCGATGTCCTTCGCAACGCCGGTCTGTGGGAACGGTTGGGGGATCGCGTCCACACCTCGACCAACGACGCCGTCGCCGCGATCGTGGCGGACCGCCCGGGTCCGGCCGACCAACGCACCCACGGCATCGACGAACGTGAAACCGCCGGCGTCCCTGCCGGCACTGACCAGGAAAGCAGCGTGAGATGACCTACACCGATGAACCGGTGAACGACTTCCGACAGGTGGTGGGAACGAGCGGCCAACTCATCGACGTGCGCGAGCCGTCGGAGTTCTCGGAAGGAACCCTTCCCGGAGCGACCAACATCCCACTCGGTGAACTTCCGAGCAGGCTCGGTGAGCTCGACACCGAGCGCCGCGTGGTGCTGCTCTGCCGTAGCGGCGGCCGCAGTGCGAACGCCGCGGCGTTCCTGGCCAACGCCGGATTCGCCGACGTCGTCAATCTCGCCGGCGGCATGCTCGCCGTCGACCCGTCGCACTAGATACCCCATAGGGTATAATGATCCCATCGGCAACCTCGAAAGGAACCCGACCATGAAGTTCGTCCAGTACTACCTCGACTGCCTCTCACAGGCGTCGTACCTCATCGGCGACGAGACCACCGGGCGTGCCGTGGTGGTCG encodes:
- a CDS encoding rhodanese-like domain-containing protein; this translates as MTYTDEPVNDFRQVVGTSGQLIDVREPSEFSEGTLPGATNIPLGELPSRLGELDTERRVVLLCRSGGRSANAAAFLANAGFADVVNLAGGMLAVDPSH